Proteins from one Cryptomeria japonica chromosome 4, Sugi_1.0, whole genome shotgun sequence genomic window:
- the LOC131875175 gene encoding uncharacterized protein LOC131875175 yields the protein MADFVEQLVEKFKVFQASHEFDKEALVEAHEKTCNGIRQMESMRGYTTMGFSMRKQSEHWRPSVPLKGLRPIRARELQIDKHHKGCVLFGTLCADAFMMVGIVTILEDQFGDAVRLAIYNTSSNQSPSSLYPKGSKVAVKQPYFKQGAQDGVLMLRVDNPQNVEILASFPGNEETSLAKSFLELRNKGNKCFRDEDWNKAIDYYSRCIDLALSLNIQEKVPSDSNIQEKVKEALVYSYSNRAEAKLRLKKYGDAVQDCDKALALDQKHLKSLFRKGLAFHYLREYKLACQCFDRALEQSPTANDIQLHYEKSKELSYQNQQGKFDLSAYFINGSNAPELSSYIGPVLIKKSVGRGRGLFVTDDVDIGDFLLVENAIAFRRNERKSLEGSFEKVMRGVMDVEKKLGHLKRDLEAEIIFCAASSPRIMQQLEYLADLDEMKVPPMDLFRINNGSWNNYDVPNPGWELDQHKLAKLMQNVGCQIQTIESNSEMNRQNEQYGVWALPSFINHSCFPNANCIVVGEAMFVIAARKIVAGEEITIPYFDSLLPLFARESAFRGMRFKCECKRCMLERSLVAAEASPLQEIAKLVYPLDTMISDLELWKIAMQVENTIDVLTTEEKQMIRASFFPLYYNIFGLQRIHPYARTTLPSLREVFDGFQEVVPGNCICFELFAQFLVYAKNQAETDKVLFQKVLEVCTAYMGKHEERLVKAVLNSVQTGIFKPGLTVFGLTEVNS from the coding sequence ATGGCCGACTTTGTAGAGCAATTGGTTGAGAAATTCAAGGTGTTTCAGGCTTCACATGAGTTTGACAAAGAAGCTCTTGTAGAAGCACATGAGAAAACTTGCAATGGTATCCGCCAGATGGAATCAATGCGAGGGTATACCACAATGGGGTTTTCAATGCGGAAACAGTCGGAGCATTGGCGGCCATCAGTCCCACTGAAAGGACTGCGGCCCATTCGAGCAAGGGAGCTTCAAATTGATAAGCATCATAAAGGCTGTGTTCTCTTCGGAACGCTGTGTGCTGATGCTTTCATGATGGTGGGCATTGTGACTATCTTGGAAGACCAGTTTGGAGATGCTGTTCGACTTGCAATATACAATACTTCAAGCAATCAAAGTCCGAGCAGTCTTTATCCCAAAGGCTCAAAGGTTGCAGTCAAACAGCCGTACTTCAAGCAAGGCGCCCAGGATGGTGTGCTCATGCTGCGCGTTGATAATCCTCAAAACGTTGAGATTTTGGCTTCCTTTCCAGGAAATGAAGAAACTTCATTGGCTAAGAGTTTTCTTGAATTGCGCAATAAAGGCAACAAGTGCTTCCGGGATGAGGATTGGAACAAGGCTATTGACTATTATTCCAGATGCATAGATTTGGCTCTCTCGCTCAACATCCAGGAGAAAGTGCCCTCTGATTCCAACATCCAGGAGAAAGTGAAGGAGGCTCTTGTGTATTCTTATTCTAATAGGGCAGAGGCAAAGTTGAGGTTGAAGAAGTATGGGGATGCTGTGCAAGACTGTGACAAGGCGTTAGCCCTTGATCAGAAGCACCTCAAATCCTTGTTTCGCAAAGGCCTTGCTTTTCATTATCTCAGAGAATATAAGTTAGCTTGTCAATGCTTTGATAGAGCTCTGGAGCAGTCCCCAACAGCAAACGACATCCAGTTGCACTATGAAAAATCAAAGGAACTCAGCTATCAGAACCAGCAAGGTAAGTTCGATCTCTCTGCCTATTTCATAAACGGTTCTAATGCGCCTGAGTTGAGCAGTTATATTGGTCCCGTTCTGATTAAAAAATCAGTAGGGCGCGGCAGAGGATTGTTTGTAACTGATGATGTAGATATTGGAGATTTTCTGCTCGTTGAGAATGCCATTGCCTTCAGAAGAAACGAGAGAAAAAGCTTGGAAGGAAGCTTCGAGAAAGTCATGCGTGGTGTGATGGACGTGGAGAAAAAACTTGGTCATCTTAAACGGGATTTAGAGGCTGAAATCATTTTCTGTGCAGCGTCATCTCCGAGGATAATGCAGCAGCTAGAGTACCTTGCTGATTTGGATGAAATGAAGGTGCCACCCATGGATCTATTCCGGATAAATAATGGCAGCTGGAATAACTACGATGTTCCCAATCCAGGTTGGGAGTTAGACCAGCATAAACTTGCAAAGCTAATGCAAAATGTGGGGTGCCAAATACAGACTATTGAATCAAATAGTGAGATGAATAGACAAAATGAGCAATATGGTGTGTGGGCACTTCCCTCTTTCATCAATCATTCCTGTTTTCCCAACGCCAATTGCATTGTTGTGGGAGAAGCCATGTTTGTTATAGCTGCAAGAAAAATTGTAGCTGGAGAAGAAATAACAATCCCTTACTTTGACAGTCTTCTGCCGTTGTTCGCACGAGAATCGGCATTCAGAGGAATGAGATTTAAGTGTGAGTGTAAGCGGTGTATGTTAGAAAGATCGTTAGTAGCAGCCGAAGCATCACCGTTGCAAGAAATTGCTAAACTCGTTTACCCCTTAGACACCATGATCTCTGATCTTGAGTTGTGGAAAATTGCTATGCAAGTGGAAAACACCATAGATGTCCTGACCACAGAAGAAAAGCAGATGATAAGGGCATCTTTTTTCCCTCTTTATTACAATATTTTTGGGTTGCAGCGGATTCATCCTTATGCCAGGACAACTTTGCCTTCTTTGAGGGAAGTATTCGATGGCTTTCAAGAGGTTGTTCCAGGGAATTGTATATGCTTTGAGTTGTTTGCACAGTTTCTCGTTTATGCCAAGAACCAAGCTGAAACAGACAAAGTTCTTTTTCAGAAGGTACTGGAAGTATGCACAGCGTATATGGGAAAGCACGAAGAACGCCTTGTAAAAGCTGTATTGAACTCTGTTCAAACAGGCATCTTCAAACCGGGACTTACTGTGTTCGGTTTGACTGAGGTCAACAGCTAA